GGAGAGTCGCCGTGTCTGTTGCTTCGACGCTTGATCTGAAAAACAGCTTGCTCGCCTCGCTGATGTCGGACGAAAACTTTCGTCCAGAAGAGCCCCGGTCGCTGGAAGAGACGCGGCTCTCGCCCCAGCTGATCGAATCGCTGATCTGCAAATTGTTGCTCAATATCGGTTCGGCTAGCGGACGACAGATCGCAGAGAAGATTTGTTTGCCGTTTGGTATTCTCGAATCGCTCTTCACATCGCTCCGTACGCGCCAGATTTTGCAACATACCGGCTCGGCGGCGCTGAATGACTATACCTATGCGTTAACCGATCAAGGGCGTACCCGTGCCCAGTCCTATATGGCCAGTTGCACCTATTTCGGAGCGGCTCCCGTCATTTTGGAAGACTACATCACATCGGTAGAAGCCCAGTCGATTCGGAACGAATCGCCGCAACGTGAGCAGTTGGAAGAAGCGTTCGCCGGACTCTCGGTCGACGACGATCTGTTCGATAATCTGGGGCCTGCGGTGAATTCCGGCGCCGGACTCTTTTTGTATGGAGCGCCTGGGAATGGCAAAACGACGCTAGCAAAGCGGATCACCGCTTGTTATGGCCAGCATATCTGGATCCCACGGACAATCATCGAAGATGGCCAATACGTCAAGCTGTTCGACACCGTTTATCACGAGGTGATCGAAGAAGCGCATAGCACCATTTTGAAGTCTGAAAGCTACGATCATCGTTGGGTTAAGATTCGCCGTCCGACCGTGATTGTCGGGGGGGAATTGACGTTGGACAGTTTGGAAATACGACACGATGTGATCAACAACATCGGCGAAGCGTCGCTGCAGATGAAAAGCAACTGCGGTTGTTTACTGATTGACGACTTTGGTCGCCAGCGAATGGAGCCGACGCAATTGCTCAACCGTTGGATCGTTCCGCTCGAAAATCGGGTCGACTATCAAGCGCTAGCGAACGGCAAAAAAATCCAGGTCCCCTTCGAGCAGTTGATTATCTTCTCGACCAATCTCGAGCCGAAAGACCTGACCGATGACGCCTTTTTGCGGCGTATTCCGTACAAAATTGAGGTCCGTGACGCTCAACTCGACGAGTTCCGAACTCTCTTCCGCATCTTCGCCAAACAACTGAACTTTGAATACAACGCCGACGCCGTCGAGCATTT
The nucleotide sequence above comes from Blastopirellula sp. J2-11. Encoded proteins:
- a CDS encoding AAA family ATPase, with amino-acid sequence MSVASTLDLKNSLLASLMSDENFRPEEPRSLEETRLSPQLIESLICKLLLNIGSASGRQIAEKICLPFGILESLFTSLRTRQILQHTGSAALNDYTYALTDQGRTRAQSYMASCTYFGAAPVILEDYITSVEAQSIRNESPQREQLEEAFAGLSVDDDLFDNLGPAVNSGAGLFLYGAPGNGKTTLAKRITACYGQHIWIPRTIIEDGQYVKLFDTVYHEVIEEAHSTILKSESYDHRWVKIRRPTVIVGGELTLDSLEIRHDVINNIGEASLQMKSNCGCLLIDDFGRQRMEPTQLLNRWIVPLENRVDYQALANGKKIQVPFEQLIIFSTNLEPKDLTDDAFLRRIPYKIEVRDAQLDEFRTLFRIFAKQLNFEYNADAVEHLIERHYQPVNRPMRRCQPRDLLSQIRNYCLYKGVPMEMKPEYFDRVVKSYFTVVAGD